One Pseudodesulfovibrio sp. S3 DNA window includes the following coding sequences:
- a CDS encoding HlyD family type I secretion periplasmic adaptor subunit, whose product MSKSNKYDRETLLFMSEVDQAMYGKGHKLAYLMSTAILLLIVFFIIWAHFAVLDETTRGMGRVIPSQRIQEIQNLEGGILNELFVQEGQTVEKGDILARLSNEQAASYYRDAFSKALEHKAAIARLLAEADVTGEPVFPEEVMKEAPQLAEDQLRIYKAQQNKMAIEIGMLEDQFEQRQQEINEMIGRRRQLQQSLEVAEKQRNIAKPLVEKQIHSELDYLRLEQTVVQLKGDVEALSLGIPRVRRAAKEAQGRIDQAKAEYRTNALEEINERRQELKSLMENLSSGGDRVTRTDVRSPVRGIVKHIMVNTLGGVVRPGESIMEVVPLDDTLLVEAEIKPSDIAFLHPGQKAKVKVTAYDFSIYGGLEGTVENISADTIENEKKENYYLVKVRTKENSILYQGQHLPIIPGMTATVDVLTGEKSVLDYLLKPILKAKQNALRER is encoded by the coding sequence ATGAGTAAAAGTAATAAATACGATAGAGAAACGCTGCTTTTCATGAGCGAGGTGGACCAGGCCATGTACGGCAAGGGTCATAAACTCGCCTACCTCATGTCCACGGCCATATTGTTGCTGATCGTCTTCTTTATAATCTGGGCGCATTTCGCGGTCCTGGACGAGACTACGCGCGGGATGGGACGGGTTATACCGTCCCAACGCATTCAGGAGATCCAGAACCTGGAAGGCGGTATCCTGAACGAACTGTTCGTACAGGAAGGACAAACCGTGGAAAAAGGCGACATCCTGGCCAGATTGAGCAACGAACAGGCCGCCAGTTACTACCGGGACGCCTTCAGCAAGGCCCTGGAACACAAGGCGGCCATCGCCCGGCTTTTGGCTGAGGCTGATGTTACCGGTGAGCCGGTCTTTCCGGAGGAAGTCATGAAAGAGGCTCCCCAACTGGCAGAGGACCAATTGCGGATATACAAGGCTCAACAGAACAAAATGGCCATTGAAATAGGCATGTTGGAAGATCAGTTCGAGCAGCGCCAGCAGGAAATTAACGAAATGATCGGCCGCAGGCGTCAGCTTCAGCAAAGCCTGGAAGTGGCCGAGAAGCAGCGCAATATTGCCAAGCCCCTGGTGGAAAAACAAATTCATTCCGAGCTGGATTACCTGCGCCTGGAACAGACCGTGGTGCAGCTCAAGGGCGATGTGGAAGCATTGTCGCTGGGCATTCCCCGCGTAAGGCGGGCCGCCAAGGAAGCCCAGGGCCGCATTGATCAGGCCAAGGCCGAATATCGTACCAATGCCCTGGAAGAGATCAACGAACGCAGGCAGGAACTCAAGTCCCTCATGGAGAACCTGAGCTCGGGCGGTGACCGGGTAACCCGTACCGACGTCAGATCGCCGGTAAGAGGCATCGTCAAGCATATCATGGTCAATACCCTGGGTGGTGTTGTCAGGCCGGGCGAGTCCATCATGGAGGTCGTCCCCCTGGACGATACGCTTCTGGTGGAGGCCGAAATCAAGCCGTCGGACATCGCATTCCTCCATCCTGGTCAAAAAGCCAAGGTCAAGGTCACGGCCTACGATTTCTCCATCTATGGAGGGCTCGAGGGAACAGTGGAGAACATCTCGGCAGATACCATCGAGAATGAGAAGAAAGAGAATTACTACCTGGTCAAGGTGCGCACCAAGGAGAATTCCATTCTGTATCAAGGTCAGCATCTGCCCATTATTCCGGGCATGACCGCAACCGTGGACGTCCTGACAGGCGAAAAATCGGTCCTGGATTATTTGCTCAAGCCGATTCTCAAGGCAAAGCAGAACGCGCTCAGGGAGCGATGA